Proteins co-encoded in one Nothobranchius furzeri strain GRZ-AD chromosome 4, NfurGRZ-RIMD1, whole genome shotgun sequence genomic window:
- the LOC107389739 gene encoding bromodomain-containing protein 4 isoform X3 — translation MGDGLEAGSSLNPPLATPPLPFNPPPPETWNPSRPKRQTNQLQYLLKVVLKTLWKHQFAWPFQAPVDAVKLNLPDYYKIIRTPMDMGSIKKRLENNYYWNAQECIQDFNTMFTNCYIYNKSGDDIVLMAEALEKLFLQKITEMPQEEIEIAVVTKGRRGSRREPALISMSDSGQDSSSPSTTPHTRGFSSPSTTPQARNTPAQPLTQPLIQPLTQPMVQPMVQTMVQPMVQPMVQPMVQPMVQPMVQPMVQPMVQPMVQPMVQPMVQPMVQTMVQPMVQPLIQSLIQTQPPRVPPTPTNHASHLGPSFPLPTPDVLAQGMTSVPPPPVTHPGLHPAPMLQSSPALIKQKKSQKRKADTTTPTASDQLSESPPVSEVTRPRRDSSRPLKQPKKDSLQPDSQHHLVGGLETGATVASKRQEQLRFCSRLVREMFSKKHVAYAWPFYKPVDTETLGLHDYHDIIKHPMDLGTIKKKLDNRQYRDAQEFAADIRLMFSNCYKYNPPDHDVVSMAHKLQDVFEMRFAKMPDDPEEPTPVPTLSSVLLSAPSARQAPPPPVVSEDDSSSSSESESSRADSEQDRKQRLAELQEQLKAVHEQLAALSQPQASKPKKKERDKKEKKKEKHKKKTGTDESAETSPLAILQTSKKSKSTKDPVMAKKDRKKPSKKEGIKSSRPAAPLQAGPIPLVPSASLEAEDDVDLSPGKFKPMSYEEKRQLSLDINKLPGDKLGRVVHIIQTREPSLKNSNPDEIEIDFETLKPSTLRELEKYVSSCLKKKKKPSAEKSLETTTVTKMRTGSSSSDSSDSSDSEDSDSGLVPKQKKISGNKDTKRLHNQPLSTGVAPVTSAPPTLPQLVQSKAPFVPPPPSVPASVPSLDSSQLMTSGFDPLANFMNSQLMQSNAESSAPMTTAGALVSSGLLNSNMPTNQTPTDTHPFLNQLPIMPSPAVHIALPQQPSRPSNRAAPLPPKHPQPPPTSLPHLPPSSSAQLQPTLPLNLPQPVPRPRVPSPPSHGILGTLSAQPPQALLEDDEEPTSNNSETPPLSQVHSLLQSLQPRPTTLPLSLPTHSPGQVAPQLVPSMHTQGMTTNTPALTQRHIPGHMPQSFPHSNTSASLQQKGAVLQQKPQLHQPQPSPRSKAEPFLPTGSLHESSSPLTMQSPPMPQFHTMGHQSPSQTKKLEQRSSLMAIKEEKSSQSPVLPLSPFSPARCQDTIKPDNKHSLDMKPLDGCRPIPRLPGSPAQPCSQQDMKIKQEPETPIAPKKTQDVKKKPVGPWASLVHGSQSTSASAARSSSGSFELFKRAAREKEARERKAKAQAEQARREQEKLRRDDDSTMEQARRAQEDARRRQEQPLPLAPTPPASTLPTHSPQPPPAQQQAPPPPTSAAQNALDQQREMARRREQERRRREAMADTIDINFQSDLMAIFEENLF, via the exons ATGGGAGACGGGCTGGAAGCAGGCAGCAGCCTGAACCCTCCCTTGGCCACACCACCGCTCCCCTTCAACCCTCCACCTCCAGAAACATGGAACCCTTCCAGACCCAAACGGCAAACCAACCAGCTACAG TACCTGCTTAAAGTGGTGTTGAAGACGTTATGGAAACACCAGTTTGCATGGCCCTTCCAGGCTCCTGTAGATGCAGTCAAACTCAATTTGCCT GACTATTATAAGATCATAAGGACTCCAATGGACATGGGCTCAATAAAAAAGCGTCTAGAGAACAACTACTACTGGAATGCCCAGGAGTGTATCCAAGACTTTAACACAATGTTCACAAATTGCTACATCTACAACAAG TCGGGGGATGATATAGTCCTGATGGCCGAAGCCTTGGAAAAGCTTTTTCTCCAGAAGATCACCGAGATGCCACAAGAAGAGATAGAGATAGCGGTGGTTACCAAGGGCCGTCGTGGAAGCAGAAGGGAGCCGG CTCTGATCTCTATGTCAGATTCTGGACAAGACTCATCATCTCCTTCAACTACCCCTCACACAAGAGGCTTTTCATCCCCATCAACCACTCCACAGGCTCGTAACACACCAGCCCAGCCCTTAACCCAGCCTTTGATCCAACCTCTAACTCAGCCCATGGTTCAACCCATGGTTCAAACCATGGTCCAGCCCATGGTCCAACCCATGGTCCAGCCCATGGTCCAACCCATGGTCCAGCCCATGGTTCAACCCATGGTCCAGCCCATGGTCCAACCCATGGTTCAGCCCATGGTCCAACCCATGGTCCAGCCCATGGTTCAAACCATGGTCCAACCCATGGTTCAACCTCTGatccagtctctgatccagactcAGCCCCCACGCGTACCTCCTACACCCACCAACCATGCATCACATCTGGGACCCTCGTTCCCCCTCCCTACCCCTGATGTTCTTGCCCAGGGCATGACATCTGTTCCTCCTCCACCCGTGACACACCCGGGCCTCCACCCTGCCCCCATGCTGCAGAGCTCCCCAGCGCTCATCAAG CAAAAGAAGAGCCAGAAGAGGAAAGCCGATACCACAACCCCCACAGCAAGTGATCAGCTAAGCGAATCGCCTCCTGTATCTGAAGTAACTCGGCCTCGTCGAGACAGCAGTCGCCCATTGAAACAGCCCAAAAAAGACTCCTTACAGCCAGACTCTCAGCATCATCTGGTTGGAGGATTGGAGACGGGAGCGACTGTAGCATCTAAACGTCAGGAACAGTTACGTTTTTGCTCACGCCTTGTTAGAGAGATGTTTTCAAAGAAACACGTGGCGTATGCCTGGCCTTTTTACAAACCTGTCGATACAGAAACTCTTGGCCTACATGACTACCATGACATCATCAAGCACCCCATGGACCTCGGCACCATCAAG AAAAAGCTGGACAACAGACAGTACAGAGATGCTCAAGAATTTGCAGCAGACATCAGGTTGATGTTCTCAAACTGTTACAAATACAATCCACCGGACCACGACGTTGTTTCCATGGCACAtaaattacag GATGTATTTGAGATGCGTTTTGCCAAAATGCCCGACGATCCAGAGGAGCCCACTCCTGTTCCCACACTGTCATCGGTCCTCCTCTCTGCACCCTCCGCTCGGCAAGCCCCGCCCCCGCCTGTTGTTTCAGAAGATGACAGCTCTAGTTCTTCTGAGTCCGAGTCTTCGAGAGCAGACTCTGAGCAGGATAGGAAACAGCGATTGGCCGAGTTACAGGAACAG cTTAAAGCTGTACATGAACAGCTGGCGGCACTCTCCCAGCCTCAGGCCAGCAAACCCAAAAAGAAAGAGCGGGacaaaaaggagaagaagaaagaaaagcacaagaagaagactgGGACAGACGAATCGGCAGAGACGTCTCCTCTTGCAATACTTCAGACTTCTAAAAAAAGCAAGAGCACCAAGGATCCTGTCATGGCAAAGAAGGACAGGAAGAAACCCAG TAAAAAAGAAGGAATTAAAAGCAGCCGCCCAGCTGCGCCTCTTCAGGCAGGTCCCATCCCTCTTGTACCTTCAGCTTCTCTTGAAGCAGAGGACGATGTTG ATTTGAGTCCTGGAAAATTCAAGCCGATGTCCTATGAGGAGAAGCGCCAGCTGAGCCTGGACATAAACAAGTTGCCTGGTGACAAACTGGGCAGGGTTGTGCACATAATCCAAACGCGTGAGCCTTCACTGAAGAACTCAAACCCAGATGAGATTGAGATAGACTTTGAGACACTGAAGCCCTCCACGTTGAGAGAGTTGGAAAAATACGTCTCCAGCTGcctcaagaagaagaagaaaccatCAG CAGAAAAGTCTTTGGAAACAACAACTGTGACGAAGATGAGGACAGGATCCTCATCTTCAGACAGCAGTGACTCCTCTGATAGTGAAGACTCTGATAGTG GGCTGGTTCCCAAACAGAAGAAGATCTCCGGCAACAAGGACACGAAAAGACTGCACAACCAGCCCCTCAGTACTGGAGTGGCCCCAGTCACTTCTGCCCCTCCAACCCTTCCTCAGTTGGTCCAGTCTAAAGCACCGTTTGTCCCCCCTCCACCTTCTGTCCCTGCCTCTGTCCCCTCTCTGGACTCGTCTCAGTTAATGACTTCAGGATTTGATCCTCTGGCGAACTTCATGAACTCTCAGTTGATGCAGTCAAACGCAGAGTCCAGTGCTCCCATGACGACTGCTGGTGCTCTGGTGTCCTCCGGCCTGCTCAACTCAAACATGCCCACCAATCAGACACCAACTGACACGCACCCTTTCCTAAACCAGCTTCCCATCATGCCTTCCCCAG CAGTCCACATTGCTCTCCCCCAACAACCATCAAGACCAAGCAACCGTGCTGCACCGCTTCCACCCAAACATCCACAGCCGCCTCCAACCTCACTCCCCCACCTACCGCCGTCTTCCTCAGCACAGCTCCAACCCACACTTCCCCTCAACCTTCCCCAGCCCGTCCCGCGCCCTCGCGTCCCTTCACCACCATCTCACGGCATCCTTGGTACCCTCTCAGCTCAACCTCCCCAGGCCCTGCTAGAGGATGACGAAGAGCCTACATCCAACAATTCTGAAACCCCGCCACTCAGTCAGGTccactccctcctgcagtctcttCAGCCACGGCCCACTACGCTGCCTCTGTCGCTGCCCACCCACTCACCTGGGCAGGTCGCCCCCCAGCTGGTGCCATCAATGCACACCCAGGGGATGACGACAAACACCCCCGCACTGACTCAGAGACACATCCCTGGCCACATGCCGCAATCGTTCCCCCATTCAAACACATCGGCGTCGCTGCAACAGAAGGGGGCGGTCCTGCAGCAGAAGCCGCAGCTACACCAACCGCAGCCATCTCCACGAAGCAAAGCAGAACCGTTCTTACCCACAG GCTCATTGCATGAAAGTTCGTCTCCTCTGACGATGCAGTCTCCTCCGATGCCACAGTTCCACACGATGGGACATCAGTCACCCTCGCAGACAAAGAAGCTA GAACAGAGGTCCAGCCTCATGGCAATTAAGGAGGAGAAGTCTTCACAGTCTCCAGTTCTCCCTCTATCACCTTTCAGTCCTGCACGCTGTCAAGACACAATTAAACCAGACAACAAACACA GTTTAGATATGAAGCCACTGGATGGTTGTCGCCCCATTCCTCGTCTCCCAGGCTCCCCAGCGCAACCTTGCTCCCAACAGGACATGAAAATCAAGCAAGAACCCGAAACCCCTATTGCACCCAAGAAAACACAG gaTGTGAAAAAAAAGCCTGTGGGTCCTTGGGCCAGCCTGGTTCATGGGTCCCAGTCGACATCAGCCTCAGCGGCGCGCTCTTCCAGCGGTAGCTTCGAGCTGTTCAAACGTGCTGCAAGGGAGAAGGAGGCAAGGGAGAGAAAGGCCAAAGCTCAGGCGGAgcaagccaggagagagcaggaaAAATTACG ccGTGACGACGACAGCACGATGGAACAGGCTCGTCGAGCACAAGAggatgctcgtcgtcgtcaggagCAACCGTTGCCACTTGCTCCCACGCCTCCAGCCTCAACGCTACCCACTCACTCCCCACAGCCCCCACCCGCACAGCAACAGGCTCCACCTCCACCCACCTCAGCTGCACAGAATGCACTCGACCAGCAGAGGGAGATGGCGCGTCGCCGCGAGCAGGAGAGGCGGAGGAGAGAGGCG ATGGCTGACACTATTGACATCAATTTCCAGAGTGACCTGATGGCGATTTTTGAGGAGAATCTGTTCTGA